In Dermacentor silvarum isolate Dsil-2018 chromosome 2, BIME_Dsil_1.4, whole genome shotgun sequence, the following proteins share a genomic window:
- the LOC119440802 gene encoding adipokinetic hormone/corazonin-related peptide receptor variant I-like, whose protein sequence is MSSNASFEGGDPHSGENASAASLALGEELTFSTQSLVQVIIYCILFVIAGAGNVPVFVSLLNKRHRKSRIKLMILHLAFADLIVTFVMIPLEVAWRLTVQWAAGNVMCKLMQMLRAFGPYLSSMVLVCISVDRYYAVLHPLKVHSGHRRGRIMLTVAWYASLVCSIPQDRSRAITASRQPAATTSDVLFPSSPPASELSI, encoded by the exons ATGTCATCCAACGCAAGTTTCGAAGGCGGCGATCCGCATTCGGGCGAAAACGCTTCAGCAGCGTCGCTAGCTCTGGGCGAAGAGCTGACGTTCAGCACACAGTCACTGGTGCAGGTGATCATTTACTGCATCCTGTTCGTCATAGCTGGCGCCGGCAACGTGCCGGTGTTCGTCAGCTTGCTTAACAAAAGGCACCGCAAGTCCCGCATCAAACTCATGATCCTGCACCTCGCCTTCGCCGACCTGATCGTGACGTTCGTTATGATTCCGCTCGAGGTCGCCTGGAGGCTCACGGTCCAGTGGGCGGCCGGGAATGTCATGTGCAAACTGATGCAGATGCTCCGTGCGTTCGGCCCTTACCTCTCGTCGATGGTTCTCGTGTGCATCAGCGTGGACCGATATTACGCCGTGCTACACCCGCTCAAGGTGCACAGCGGACATCGCCGAGGCAGGATAATGCTCACTGTCGCCTGGTACGCGAGCCTTGTCTGTAGCATACCACAG gaccgctcaagggccATCACTGCCTCCAGGcaacctgctgcgacaaccagcgacgtCCTGTTCCCGTCGTCGCCTCccgcctccgagctctccatatag